In Helicoverpa zea isolate HzStark_Cry1AcR chromosome 7, ilHelZeax1.1, whole genome shotgun sequence, the genomic window aatactggTGATCTTTCAATTCGTTTtgaataggtattataagttAGACGACAACTAATACAACAAAACTCTTTATCTACCAGAGAACATTAGTGTCTGTTAGCATTGAAATCTCCACATAGTTTAAGAAACAAAGTAAGATAGTGTAGCAAGTTTCTTGAATATTGGGTGCAGCATCATTACTGGTGCAATGTATCGGAAATGTGCAGTAATGTGCGGTCAAATAGCCGGGCGCCGTCTTTGTATTGAGCGAGGAGGCGAGATAAAATTGTTGCATACGATGAGCTCAGAAAGTGTTAAAAGTACCTAACAGTTACATGTttaggaatatattttttaagaatgttTTGATGTGTTATTGCTAAAACAATATTTGATCCATCAATTTCCCGACTTAGTTACgaattacttgttttttttttttttgcattcagatgaatatattctaaaataaatagtCTCCAAAATTGGCCATCAAAATCTTTTCAGTCGTTTGACCTTTAAGGCATAATTACATTCTCAATTTCCTTTATTTGGGACAAATTGTTGCCAATTCAACAAGAGACAATGAAACTATTCCATAAGTACACATAACATTATATAAGGAATTTTTGTCAGTAGGAAAATCGCGTAATTGGCTATCAATACAGTAGTAAATAAGGTCGAGAGCCGCTTGTCTGGTGTCAGAAGCCAGCGCAGTAATTAACTGCGAGCGGTGACTCGACACAACTATTAAAAACTTCCTCTGACGATGCTGTCCGTCTTCTAAATCTACGATTTTTGGGTGATAATAACTCGTATATACacagagtatttttttaaatattttcaacaaaaaataactacagcccaatagggtagtgtccagggtcgaaataatgaaataatatttagtccgctttttagataatcaaaaaatattggatacgtattttttctttttttaattaaacataaaatgacaaagataatacacttcaaaaattaggagtgggggccttttacgtcacagtgtcctgaaaattgtagcaacttgtgacgtcacactcaactttaacacgctatatcttaacaagttctgatccaatttaaaaaagaaaaaatacgtatcgcttaattttggacaatctacaagacggactaattattattttttaggaaactagcctattggcattcgatttctattttaaatccagtcgtgaaaaaatatttgctacTATGCTAATATCACAAAAAAGCTATATTGGAAAGCTCACAATCGGCGggttattatatattatacagactatatgatatttttttcagtattacGTGTCGCGTTGTAGCAAAGTTACTATAATAATAGAGCGTCGCTCGTGCTCACTCGCCGCTGTAATGGCCTCAGTGTCACAAAAACGCTAGAATTTCATTAAGAGTTTAAAACACTCGGCGACGATAATTTCCAATTAGGATTTAAACGATATTTTTACTAAACTATTTACTTTACTATATACCAGCGTTCTCTAAGATCTTGAATTTTATTAACAGTTAAGACAAGATCaagttttaaaattgtattatattttctttgctcagtttattaattttttggtgtaggtacttactgtttaataaatgataactaatttttttttagtacaaaatagatgttttatacgtttttatttGTAGAGTAAAAGATTTATCACTGAATTATACTCAGATTGAATTAATTTTGGCTGCCGTTTCTGTCGACGGTAGGCACGAGTTAAATAAGTGGAATCTTATAGATCCTGTTTTGACGAAGGCATTTTGGATTCATTGCAATCTTTTAGGAAAGCTTTTTACATCGAGAAATACTGTATTTATCAATCAATCAGACACCAATCTTTATGAActtgtggcggactaaaacctttataccttcctacctttttgtgtgcgtgttttattttatattttattaatttttctccgtcaaaaatggtctgacagattacaaatacttttacaatcttgctgaagcatttttattaaatacagtcctattcaggcctgcgtagtacgcttagatgctacattggtgaccccgacgtgatctaTTCAAACACAAGCGGTGAgcgattttacaaaaatgtcggaGCCAGAATTTTTTTCCGACGCTGACAGTAAGTGCGAAGTATCGAAAGTCGGACTTCCAATGCGTTGTCCGCCCTTTTGTCCGGAAGAACCAGCTGTATGGTTCGCCCAAATAGAGGGCCAGTTTGTCCTAGGAAGAATAAGTAGCGATACGACAAAATTCTATACCGTGGTTACTCAACTAGAAACGAAGTACGCAATGCAGGTTAAAGACATTATCACAAAGCCGCCAGAGacaaataagtatgaaaaattaaaaactgaattaattaatcgtCTTTCTGCGTCACAGGAGAAGCGGATCCAGCAATTATTAATCCATGAGGAGCTAGGTGACCGCCGGCCTTCTCAGTTTCTACGGCATCTACAAAATTTAGCTGGACCCGCTGGTGCTTCGGATTTTGTGAAAAGTCTGTGGACTAACCGCTTGCCGCAAAATATACAGACAGTGATTGCTTCACAGATTGCCGACCTGCCGGTAGAAAAGCTAGCAGAGATTGCTGACCAGGTGTACGACATTGTACCATGCACCCCGCAAGTCGCTGCCACCTCTGCATCTACCAGCACCGCGCCGGACTTGGTCAAAGAAGTAAGCGAACTTACAAAACAAGTTGCCCGGCTGTCATCGCAAATGAACAACAAGTGGAGAGGGCACTCTCGCTCTCGCTCACAGTCTCGGCACAACCAAAGAAGGTATTATCGCGGTCGCTCTAATAACTCTAGGACTCCACAGCCACCACCGAACCACCCGCATTGCTACTACCACTACACCTTTGGAGACAAGGCAAACAAGTGTAGACAACCATGCACATTTACGTCGGAAAACGCAAAGGGCGGTCGCTAGTAGCGGCCAACGACTGCCCCTCTTCAACAGgccgtttgtttgtaaccgaccgAAATACGAAAATGCAATTCCTGGTGGATACTGGCTCAGACTTGTGTGTTTTCCCTCGGTCGGCAGTAAAAACGccggtgaaacagtcaaaattcgATTTGGTTGCAGCTAATAATACGATGATACACACATACGGGCCAACACAGCTACGACTCAACTTGGGGCTCAGAAGGGACTTCACATGGAAGTTCACGGTAGCTGACGTTTCTCGACCTATCATAGGGGTCGACTTcctaagtttttataatttacttgtcgACTGCCGAAATCAGAGATTGATAGATAACACTACGACACTATCGGTTCCAGGAGCCCATTGCAAGTCATCGGACGACATTGCATCCGTGAAGGCAGTAGTCGGTGATACAGATTACCATAAAATACTTCGTGAGTATCCAGAAATCACCCGACCACCAGGAACACATGTACTGGGTAAGCACAACACGGTGCACCACATAAGAACCACTCCAGGCCCACCGGTAGCAAGCAAACCTCGACGTCTCGATCCAGCTCGAACATTAATCGCCAAGAAGGAATTCGAAGAGATGCTAGCAAGTGGTGTGGCCAGACGGTCGGAGAGCGCCTGGTCCGCTCCTCTTCACCTGGTGAAGAAAAAAGACGACGGATGGAGACCATGTGGCGACTACAGGGCACTAAATGCTAGGACGATACCAGACAGGTATCCTATACGCCACATCCACGATTTCTCCTACCAGCTATCAGGGTGCACAGTATTCTCCACCATAGATCTTGTCAAAGCCTATAATCAGATAAGAACAAATCCAGACGACATTCCGAAGACCGCCATCACTACGCCTTTCGGTCTTTACGAGTTTCCATTTATGACCTTTGGTTTAAGGAACGCCGCTCAGACATTCCAAAGGTTCATCGATGAAGTGCTGCTCGGTTTAGAGTTTTGTTATGGGTATATCGACGATATCCTAGTATTCTCGCAGACCCATGAACAGCACGAGCGGCATTTACGGCAGTTATTCGCCCGTTTAAGAGAATACGGGGTAGTGGTAAACACTTCAAAGTGTCACCTCGGACAGTCAGAGGTAACGTTTCTAGGATACCATGTGTCAGCTGCAGGAACAAAACCTCTAAGTACCAAGATACAGGCTATCCAAGAGTATCCAGTTCCCAAGACGGTCAAGGACCTTCGTAGATTTTTAGGTGTCATTAATTTTTACCGTCGATTCGTCCCAAACGCGGCCAAATTACAAGCCCCATTGAACGCAATACTAGCCGGTCCGAAAATCAAAGGAGCACATCCAGTCAATATGACTCCAGAACTCCTCAAAGCATTCGAAGACATCAAGACTTCATTATCCAACGCAACCCTACTGGCTCATCCGGATCCTTCAGCTGAGTTGGCCATCGTTACTGACGCGTCTGATACTGCTATCGGCGCTGTCCTGCAACAGCGAAGAGAAGCTAACTGGGAACCTCTAGCCTTTTATTCGCACAAACTAAATGGTGCTCAAAGAAAATACAGCCCGTACGACCGCGAGTTGTTAGCGGTATATGAAGCAGTGAAGTACTTTCGACATATGGTCGAGGCAAGAGACTTCGCGATCTTCACCGACCATAAACCACTGATGTTTGCTTTCAAGTCGAACAGAGACAGCTATTCACCAAGGCAATTCAGATACCTAGACTTTATAGGGCAATTTACTACCGATATAAGGTATATCCCGGGCAAGGAAAATGTGGTTGCTGATGCATTGTCACGAATCGAGGAAGTGTCACCGACAATAAACTTTGAAGATCTTGCAAAATTCCAGGAAACAGATCCAGAACTGCAAGACCTCATTCGAAATGGGTCCTCACTGAAGCTGGAAAAGGTTGCTACACCAACTGGCAACGCACAAGTTCTATGTGACACTAGCTCGGCTACGCCCCGACCGTATTTGACACCACAACTCCGGAAGCAAGCCTTTGAATCGTTGCACAATTTGCATCACCCTGGATGTTCAGCTACAGTGCGACTGGTGACGCAAAGCTATGTGTGGCCAGGGATCCGCAAAGACTGTAGAGAGTGGGCGAGGCAGTGTTTGCCATGTCAGACTTCTAAAGTCACTCGCCATACCAAATCCCCACCTTCCTCTTACCTAACCCCATCCTCTCGCTTCGCTCACATCCACCTCGACATCGTAGGACCGTTAACCCCTTCGTCTGATTACAGGTATTGTCTTACCGTCATCGATAGATTCACTCGATGGCCCGAGGCTTACCCCTTGAAGGACATCACGGCGGAGGCCTGCGCAGCAGCGCTGGTGGCCAATTGGGTGGCCCGCTTCGGCTGTCCGGCACGGGTGACCACTGACCGTGGCCGCCAATTCGAGAGTCACCTGTTCAAAGCTCTCTCTGCCTTGCTGGGGGCAGAGCATCTTCgcaccactgcctaccatccagcagCGAATGGCATGGTGGAACGGCTGCATCGGCAGCTGAAAGCCGCCATCATGTGCCACACCTCTTCGCAGTGGACGGAAGCTCTTCCACTGGTACTACTCGGCATGCGTAACTCGTGGAAAGAAGACATCCAAGCTACGCCAGCCGAGCTCGTCTACGGGGAAGCACTACAGCTTCCCGGTCAGTTCATATCTATGCAAGCAGATTTCACCACAGCTGACGTCACCGAGTA contains:
- the LOC124632011 gene encoding uncharacterized protein LOC124632011; this translates as MSEPEFFSDADSKCEVSKVGLPMRCPPFCPEEPAVWFAQIEGQFVLGRISSDTTKFYTVVTQLETKYAMQVKDIITKPPETNKYEKLKTELINRLSASQEKRIQQLLIHEELGDRRPSQFLRHLQNLAGPAGASDFVKSLWTNRLPQNIQTVIASQIADLPVEKLAEIADQVYDIVPCTPQVAATSASTSTAPDLVKEVSELTKQVARLSSQMNNKWRGHSRSRSQSRHNQRRYYRGRSNNSRTPQPPPNHPHCYYHYTFGDKANKCRQPCTFTSENAKGGR